In Portunus trituberculatus isolate SZX2019 chromosome 28, ASM1759143v1, whole genome shotgun sequence, one genomic interval encodes:
- the LOC123510335 gene encoding interference hedgehog-like isoform X2 has translation MASPTLLLPPLLLMLLLLLLTSAASDGFRVGFERWPSSEVVAVPGTEVRLPCSTNDTADKISWKFNSHFLHSPGSGPEYTVPEGFQVVAVQGGSELVVRLSESEAQYADQTGLYQCVAWFGPIALTSLPGKLQAAVLRAPEGEVQQEEVQVVEGGAVRVECEVPYSIPDATLTFYRDGTLLDLTNEAYQQTPHGDLLVMGVGVWAEGVYTCYAHNQALGRGVTLPTATRVKVLPRAPALPVAPPVFVTLGTVYSGHAGTNLTLPCLANGNPKPVVRWSRYGTALPSGASEGIDGSLQLPSVAVEDAGTYLCHASNGVGKEKILHVSVEVVEPPSITRAPQSQRVEEGEALTLHCRARGHPQPRVMWVFNGEVVFDYGNIAVTDEGLVIRAVQKEHAGIFQCFAHNPEGAVQGVAMVSVVPRTVTAVPGATHTRPDHVPDDVGPRRKNVQDGDSTGGSGGRGGRKGRKGPKRKKTEREGDLSSHGGSKMRKGGKGNRKKGRMVPPSIPHITKVSDESVMVSWEGPPESQSLPILFYKVQYKLVRIREHQGSQWRTADENIIPRTTSYEVTGLQTGRVYRFRIAAVYTNNDNLLGPTSRRFLLEEDSNTQRPEVPPTITSLHQEAPTLVRARWSYNSTPGIPVEGFFIYYRESTVAGSYIKLTVLDPDKREHVVSHLKANVSYDFKMQCFNMAGRSNFSKVMRNNAPGHSVSTTQEPQEGEVEAREQVPVVREGEPSSVSSTHLYIILGAALGLLLLIVVVSASVYTCRNKNSDDDTRSVKYEDTSLHIHRETSTYSLPQTPRGKGPNGYLPHQGITITADDEKAVMESSVTENNNHSTRQVSRCFTSPARRIASEDGCVDMGVKTLAITKTTYDTGPPPSPPLSAVESPGKEYAYHS, from the exons ATGGCCTCCCCCACCCTGCTTCTCCCACCCctgctgttgatgctgctgctgctgctcctcactTCTGCTGCCTCAG acGGGTTCCGAGTGGGCTTTGAGAGGTGGCCATCATCGGAAGTAGTAGCAGTGCCAGGGACAGAAGTGCGCCTGCCATGCTCCACCAACGACACAGCCGACAAGATTTCCTGGAAGTTCAACAGTCACTTCCTGCACTCCCCTGGCAGCGGCCCAGAGTACACTGTGCCTGAAGGGTtccaggtggtggcggtgcaggGTGGCAGTGAGCTGGTGGTGCGTCTGTCTGAGAGTGAGGCACAGTATGCTGACCAGACTGGGCTGTACCAG TGTGTGGCGTGGTTTGGCCCCATCGCCCTCACCTCGCTCCCTGGCAAGCTGCAGGCGGCTGTGTTGAGGGCGCCGGAGGGTGAGgtgcagcaggaggaggtgcaggtggtggagggtggGGCGGTGAGGGTGGAGTGTGAGGTGCCCTACTCCATCCCTGATGCCACGCTGACCTTCTATAGGGACGGCACCTTGCTTGACCTCACAAACGAAG CATACCAGCAGACTCCACATGGGGACCTGCTGGTGATGGGTGTGGGGGTGTGGGCAGAGGGCGTATACACCTGCTATGCCCACAACCAAGCATTGGGGAGGGGTGTAACTCTGCCCACAGCCACTAGGGTCAAAGTGCTCCCCAGGGCCCCAGCGCTCCCTGTGGCCCCACCTGTGTTTGTGACACTGGGGACTGTTTACTCTGGCCATGCTG GCACCAACCTCACTCTGCCATGCCTCGCGAATGGCAACCCTAAGCCAGTAGTGCGGTGGTCACGATATGGCACTGCGCTTCCCTCAGGGGCGTCTGAAGGGATTGATGGCTCCCTACAGCTCCCCAGTGTGGCAGTAGAGGATGCAGGGACATACTTGTGTCATGCCAGTAATGGTGTTGGGAAGGAGAAGATTCTGCATGTGTCTGTGGAGGTTGTGG AGCCGCCCAGCATCACAAGGGCACCACAGTCACAGCgtgtggaggaaggggaggcacTGACCCTGCACTGCCGTGCCCGGGGTCACCCACAGCCAAGGGTGATGTGGGTGTTCAACGGTGAGGTGGTGTTTGACTACGGCAACATTGCTGTCACAG ATGAAGGCTTGGTGATCCGAGCTGTGCAGAAGGAGCATGCAGGGATCTTCCAGTGCTTTGCCCACAACCCTGAGGGAGCAGTTCAAGGTGTGGCCATGGTGAGCGTGGTGCCGCGGACCGTCACAGCTGTACCAGGAGCCACACACACCAGGCCAG ATCACGTACCAGATGACGTGGGTCCTCGGAGGAAGAATGTGCAGGATGGTGACAGCACTGGTGggtcaggagggagaggaggtaggaaaggaagaaaggggccaaagagaaagaagacagagagagagggagacttgTCATCACATGGAGGGAGcaagatgaggaagggaggcaaaggaaacaggaagaaag GACGCATGGTGCCCCCGTCCATACCTCACATCACCAAGGTGTCTGATGAGTCAGTGATGGTATCCTGGGAAGGGCCCCCGGAGTCACAGAGCCTGCCAATACTCTTCTATAAG GTCCAGTACAAGCTGGTGAGGATCCGAGAGCACCAAGGAAGCCAGTGGAGAACAGCCGATGAGAACATTATACCTCGCACCACCTCATACGAAGTGACAGGGCTGCAGACGGGACGagtgtacag GTTCCGCATCGCTGCTGTGTACACCAACAATGACAACCTCCTTGGGCCAACCTCTCGCCGATTTCTACTGGAGGAGGACTCAAACACCCAGCGTCCAGAGGTGCcccccaccatcacctcacTGCACCAGGAGGCCCCCACACTGGTCAGGGCAAGGTGGAGCTACAACTCCACGCCAGGAATACCAGTGGAGGGGTTCTTCATTTACTACCGGGAGTCCACAGTGGCAGGAAGTTACATTAAG CTGACAGTGCTGGACCCAGACAAGAGGGAACATGTTGTGTCGCACCTCAAGGCAAATGTTTCCTATGACTTCAAGATGCAGTGCTTTAACATGGCTGGCCGCTCTAACTTCTCCAAGGTGATGAGGAATAATGCTCCTG GTCACTCAGTAAGCACCACCCAAGAGCcacaggagggggaggtggaggcacGGGAGCAGGTGCCAGTGGTGCGTGAAGGGGAGCCAAGCAGTGTGTCTAGCACCCACCTGTACATCATCTTGGGGGCAGCGCTGGGCCTCCTGCTGCTCATCGTGGTGGTGTCAGCCTCTGTCTACACCTGCCGCAACAAGAACTCTGATG ATGATACCCGGTCAGTTAAGTATGAGGACACTTCCCTTCACATCCACCGAGAGACCTCCACCTACTCCCTGCCTCAGACACCTCGGGGGAAGGGACCCAATGGGTACCTGCCTCACCAaggcatcaccatcactgcagaTGATGAGAAG GCGGTGATGGAGAGCTCCGTCACCGAGAACAACAACCACAGCACCAGGCAAGTCAGCCGCTGCTTCACATCCCCAGCGCGTCGCATCGCCTCTGAGGATGGCTGCGTTGACATGGgggtgaagactcttgccatcaCGAAGACAACCTACGACACCggccctccaccatcaccacccctcaGTGCCGTGGAGTCCCCAGGGAAGGAATATGCTTACCACTCCTGA
- the LOC123510335 gene encoding interference hedgehog-like isoform X1 codes for MASPTLLLPPLLLMLLLLLLTSAASADGFRVGFERWPSSEVVAVPGTEVRLPCSTNDTADKISWKFNSHFLHSPGSGPEYTVPEGFQVVAVQGGSELVVRLSESEAQYADQTGLYQCVAWFGPIALTSLPGKLQAAVLRAPEGEVQQEEVQVVEGGAVRVECEVPYSIPDATLTFYRDGTLLDLTNEAYQQTPHGDLLVMGVGVWAEGVYTCYAHNQALGRGVTLPTATRVKVLPRAPALPVAPPVFVTLGTVYSGHAGTNLTLPCLANGNPKPVVRWSRYGTALPSGASEGIDGSLQLPSVAVEDAGTYLCHASNGVGKEKILHVSVEVVEPPSITRAPQSQRVEEGEALTLHCRARGHPQPRVMWVFNGEVVFDYGNIAVTDEGLVIRAVQKEHAGIFQCFAHNPEGAVQGVAMVSVVPRTVTAVPGATHTRPDHVPDDVGPRRKNVQDGDSTGGSGGRGGRKGRKGPKRKKTEREGDLSSHGGSKMRKGGKGNRKKGRMVPPSIPHITKVSDESVMVSWEGPPESQSLPILFYKVQYKLVRIREHQGSQWRTADENIIPRTTSYEVTGLQTGRVYRFRIAAVYTNNDNLLGPTSRRFLLEEDSNTQRPEVPPTITSLHQEAPTLVRARWSYNSTPGIPVEGFFIYYRESTVAGSYIKLTVLDPDKREHVVSHLKANVSYDFKMQCFNMAGRSNFSKVMRNNAPGHSVSTTQEPQEGEVEAREQVPVVREGEPSSVSSTHLYIILGAALGLLLLIVVVSASVYTCRNKNSDDDTRSVKYEDTSLHIHRETSTYSLPQTPRGKGPNGYLPHQGITITADDEKAVMESSVTENNNHSTRQVSRCFTSPARRIASEDGCVDMGVKTLAITKTTYDTGPPPSPPLSAVESPGKEYAYHS; via the exons ATGGCCTCCCCCACCCTGCTTCTCCCACCCctgctgttgatgctgctgctgctgctcctcactTCTGCTGCCTCAG cagacGGGTTCCGAGTGGGCTTTGAGAGGTGGCCATCATCGGAAGTAGTAGCAGTGCCAGGGACAGAAGTGCGCCTGCCATGCTCCACCAACGACACAGCCGACAAGATTTCCTGGAAGTTCAACAGTCACTTCCTGCACTCCCCTGGCAGCGGCCCAGAGTACACTGTGCCTGAAGGGTtccaggtggtggcggtgcaggGTGGCAGTGAGCTGGTGGTGCGTCTGTCTGAGAGTGAGGCACAGTATGCTGACCAGACTGGGCTGTACCAG TGTGTGGCGTGGTTTGGCCCCATCGCCCTCACCTCGCTCCCTGGCAAGCTGCAGGCGGCTGTGTTGAGGGCGCCGGAGGGTGAGgtgcagcaggaggaggtgcaggtggtggagggtggGGCGGTGAGGGTGGAGTGTGAGGTGCCCTACTCCATCCCTGATGCCACGCTGACCTTCTATAGGGACGGCACCTTGCTTGACCTCACAAACGAAG CATACCAGCAGACTCCACATGGGGACCTGCTGGTGATGGGTGTGGGGGTGTGGGCAGAGGGCGTATACACCTGCTATGCCCACAACCAAGCATTGGGGAGGGGTGTAACTCTGCCCACAGCCACTAGGGTCAAAGTGCTCCCCAGGGCCCCAGCGCTCCCTGTGGCCCCACCTGTGTTTGTGACACTGGGGACTGTTTACTCTGGCCATGCTG GCACCAACCTCACTCTGCCATGCCTCGCGAATGGCAACCCTAAGCCAGTAGTGCGGTGGTCACGATATGGCACTGCGCTTCCCTCAGGGGCGTCTGAAGGGATTGATGGCTCCCTACAGCTCCCCAGTGTGGCAGTAGAGGATGCAGGGACATACTTGTGTCATGCCAGTAATGGTGTTGGGAAGGAGAAGATTCTGCATGTGTCTGTGGAGGTTGTGG AGCCGCCCAGCATCACAAGGGCACCACAGTCACAGCgtgtggaggaaggggaggcacTGACCCTGCACTGCCGTGCCCGGGGTCACCCACAGCCAAGGGTGATGTGGGTGTTCAACGGTGAGGTGGTGTTTGACTACGGCAACATTGCTGTCACAG ATGAAGGCTTGGTGATCCGAGCTGTGCAGAAGGAGCATGCAGGGATCTTCCAGTGCTTTGCCCACAACCCTGAGGGAGCAGTTCAAGGTGTGGCCATGGTGAGCGTGGTGCCGCGGACCGTCACAGCTGTACCAGGAGCCACACACACCAGGCCAG ATCACGTACCAGATGACGTGGGTCCTCGGAGGAAGAATGTGCAGGATGGTGACAGCACTGGTGggtcaggagggagaggaggtaggaaaggaagaaaggggccaaagagaaagaagacagagagagagggagacttgTCATCACATGGAGGGAGcaagatgaggaagggaggcaaaggaaacaggaagaaag GACGCATGGTGCCCCCGTCCATACCTCACATCACCAAGGTGTCTGATGAGTCAGTGATGGTATCCTGGGAAGGGCCCCCGGAGTCACAGAGCCTGCCAATACTCTTCTATAAG GTCCAGTACAAGCTGGTGAGGATCCGAGAGCACCAAGGAAGCCAGTGGAGAACAGCCGATGAGAACATTATACCTCGCACCACCTCATACGAAGTGACAGGGCTGCAGACGGGACGagtgtacag GTTCCGCATCGCTGCTGTGTACACCAACAATGACAACCTCCTTGGGCCAACCTCTCGCCGATTTCTACTGGAGGAGGACTCAAACACCCAGCGTCCAGAGGTGCcccccaccatcacctcacTGCACCAGGAGGCCCCCACACTGGTCAGGGCAAGGTGGAGCTACAACTCCACGCCAGGAATACCAGTGGAGGGGTTCTTCATTTACTACCGGGAGTCCACAGTGGCAGGAAGTTACATTAAG CTGACAGTGCTGGACCCAGACAAGAGGGAACATGTTGTGTCGCACCTCAAGGCAAATGTTTCCTATGACTTCAAGATGCAGTGCTTTAACATGGCTGGCCGCTCTAACTTCTCCAAGGTGATGAGGAATAATGCTCCTG GTCACTCAGTAAGCACCACCCAAGAGCcacaggagggggaggtggaggcacGGGAGCAGGTGCCAGTGGTGCGTGAAGGGGAGCCAAGCAGTGTGTCTAGCACCCACCTGTACATCATCTTGGGGGCAGCGCTGGGCCTCCTGCTGCTCATCGTGGTGGTGTCAGCCTCTGTCTACACCTGCCGCAACAAGAACTCTGATG ATGATACCCGGTCAGTTAAGTATGAGGACACTTCCCTTCACATCCACCGAGAGACCTCCACCTACTCCCTGCCTCAGACACCTCGGGGGAAGGGACCCAATGGGTACCTGCCTCACCAaggcatcaccatcactgcagaTGATGAGAAG GCGGTGATGGAGAGCTCCGTCACCGAGAACAACAACCACAGCACCAGGCAAGTCAGCCGCTGCTTCACATCCCCAGCGCGTCGCATCGCCTCTGAGGATGGCTGCGTTGACATGGgggtgaagactcttgccatcaCGAAGACAACCTACGACACCggccctccaccatcaccacccctcaGTGCCGTGGAGTCCCCAGGGAAGGAATATGCTTACCACTCCTGA